Proteins co-encoded in one Dendropsophus ebraccatus isolate aDenEbr1 chromosome 9, aDenEbr1.pat, whole genome shotgun sequence genomic window:
- the ATXN2L gene encoding ataxin-2-like protein, which translates to MLKQQSSQANRKPATTAAAMAVSTPGSGSPGSPNGNLPPAGSRSQERTGAGRGRSIVKGLQPPVFEGIYNNSRMLHFLTAVVGSTCDVKVKSGTTYQGVFKTLSSKFELAVDAVHKKTGDQASGPKREDIVDTMIFKHSDVALVHFHNVDFSYATKDKFTDSAIAMNSKVNGEHKEKVLMRWDGGESNSDDYDLESDMSNGWDPNDMFKFNEDNYGVKTTYDSSLSSYTVPLEKDNSEEFRQREARAAQLAREIESSPQYRARIAIENDECRTEEDKHSAVQRPSSDRDSPSLGSRDGKYNPLPQRVRDGSRGALRTNSSRGGRSGMGITSRTTPQHYPETSSSPVSEQRGINGGPSRMSPKSQRHIRSTKPLSSPSSRPIEVSTSPSASSRVYTPLSPKSASSASSLDSSSQSSTPDPRPVAESSISAKPASPKNVTPSLMGEGKDPQAPVKEPSRTVEQSSLCEVAKAPCKVLQTEQKRNQLDELRKFGAEFRLQPSPCPDGPIESFPSRQREQIETKMTPPDPVHSELPESRELVPKIPEPIEETKEERVCESNERPEEAVSPASKTEPEEKEEQVVCDQVKKSTLNPNAKEFNPAKSLLAVNKATSTPTSPGPRNHSSATTIPMLTAGQSGVYSPYISYLPPLHMSPAVQAPQMYPYPVSNSVPGQQGKYRTKGPPQRSDQPNSAPPMMQAAAAAGPPLVAATPYPSYISYSPQQFPGQPTMMQPMAHYPSQPVFAQMLQSNPRMIASGSHPQALVSSSNPQYQPTEQPTPQTLYATVHQSYSHHAPQLHPQPASTPTQSQQQSQHANPSPVQHQGGQPPHLGSAQPQQNLYHTAALTATPPSLTPGPTAQSPQSSYPQQAVYAIHAHQQLQHGYTNMSHVAQAHVQTGITGAPPPHPGAPHPQHPGAPHPTPVMLLHPSQTHGGPPQAAVSQTGVSTPSPYTYIPHPQVQSHPSQQLPFHPPGN; encoded by the exons ATGCTGAAGCAGCAGTCCTCTCAGGCCAACCGCAAACCTGCCACCACAGCAGCGGCTATGGCTGTCTCCACGCCAGGAAGCGGCTCTCCTGGGAGCCCCAACGGCAACCTCCCCCCGGCCGGGAGCCGGAGCCAGGAGAGAACGGGAGCGGGCAG GGGTCGCAGCATAGTGAAAGGTCTGCAGCCTCCG GTCTTTGAAGGCATATATAATAATTCTAGGATGCTGCATTTTTTAACTGCTGTAGTG GGCTCTACGTGTGATGTAAAGGTGAAAAGTGGGACCACGTACCAAGGAGTCTTTAAAACTTTGAGCTCTAAG TTTGAGCTGGCCGTGGATGCTGTACACAAGAAGACCGGTGATCAGGCCTCAGGCCCTAAACGTGAGGACATCGTGGACACCATGATCTTCAAGCACTCGGACGTGGCGCTTGTCCACTTCCATAATGTAGATTTCAGCTACGCTACAAAAG ATAAGTTCACGGATTCTGCCATCGCTATGAACTCCAAGGTGAACGGAGAACACAAGGAGAAGGTCCTGATGCGCTGGGATGGAGGGGAGAGTAACAGCGACGACTACGACCTGGAGTCTGACATG TCTAATGGCTGGGATCCCAACGATATGTTCAAGTTCAATGAAGATAACTATGGAGTGAAGACGACCTACGACAGCAGCCTATCCTCATACAC GGTCCCTCTAGAGAAGGATAACTCTGAGGAGTTCAGGCAGCGGGAAGCACGAGCCGCCCAGCTAGCCCGGGAGATCGAGTCCAGTCCTCAGTATCGAGCGCGGATAGCCATAGAGAACGACGAATGCCGGACAGAGGAGGATAAGCACAGTGCCGTGCAGAGGCCCAGCTCTGATAGAGACAGCCCCAGCCTCGGCTCCAG AGATGGAAAATACAATCCTCTTCCACAGAGGGTCCGGGATGGATCCAGAGGAGCCCTGAGAACAAACTCCTCCAGAGGCGGCAGGTCTGGGATGGGAATTACCTCACGTACGACCCCTCAACATTATCCTGAAACTAGTTCTAGCCCAGTCTCTGAGCAGCGGGGTATCAATGGAG GACCTTCCAGGATGTCCCCCAAATCCCAGCGCCACATCCGCTCTACCAAACCTCTGTCCTCTCCGTCCAGCCGTCCTATAGAAGTCTCCACTTCCCCATCAG cctcctcccgcGTCTACAcccccctgtcaccaaagtctgCCTCATCTGCTAGTTCTCTGGACTCCTCTTCTCAGTCCTCAACTCCAGATCCCCGACCGGTGGCGGAGAGCAGCATCTCCGCTAAACCCGCGTCTCCTAAGAATGTCACTCCCAGCTTAATGGGGGAAG GCAAAGATCCTCAAGCACCTGTGAAAGAGCCAAGCCGGACAGTGGAGCAGAGCTCCCTGTGTGAGGTGGCCAAGGCACCATGTAAAG TGCTGCAGACTGAGCAGAAGAGGAATCAGCTGGATGAACTGCGCAAATTTGGAGCTGAATTTCGG CTTCAGCCGAGTCCGTGTCCAGACGGCCCAATAGAATCTTTCCCATCGAGGCAGAGAGAACAAATAGAGACTAAGATGACTCCACCGGATCCCGTTCACTCTGAGCTCCCTGAATCGCGGGAACTGGTGCCGAAAATTCCTGAGCCGATTGAAGAGACCAAGGAGGAGCGTGTATGTGAGAGCAATGAGCGCCCGGAGGAGGCGGTCAGTCCTGCCAGCAAGACTGAgccggaggagaaggaggagcaaGTGGTGTGCGA CCAAGTAAAGAAATCCACTCTGAATCCGAATGCTAAGGAGTTTAATCCTGCCAAGTCCCTGCTGGCGGTG AACAAAGCGACTAGCACGCCTACATCCCCCGGTCCAAGAAACCATTCCTCCGCTACCACCATCCCGATGCTGACAGCCGGCCAGAGCGGCGTCTACAGCCCGTACatctcctacctcccccctcttcACATGAGCCCGGCAGTGCAG GCTCCTCAGATGTATCCATACCCCGTATCCAACTCTGTCCCCGGCCAGCAAGGCAAATATAGAACTAAAG GTCCCCCACAGCGATCCGACCAGCCCAACTCCGCACCCCCCATGATGCAGGCAGCGGCCGCCGCCGGTCCTCCCCTCGTGGCTGCCACTCCTTATCCTTCCTACATCTCCTATAGCCCCCAGCAGTTCCCTGGACAGCCGACTATGATGCAGCCCATGGCTCATTACCCTTCACAG CCGGTATTCGcccagatgctgcagagtaatcCTCGCATGATTGCGTCCGGAAGCCATCCCCAAGCCTTAGTATCTTCCTCCAACCCTCAGTACCAACCCACCGAGCAGCCTACGCCCCAGACTCTATATG CAACTGTCCACCAGTCGTACTCCCATCATGCACCTCAGCTGCACCCACAGCCTGCCAGCACCCCCACCCAGAGCCAGCAGCAGTCTCAGCATGCCAACCCCAGCCCTGTGCAG CACCAGGGTGGACAACCTCCGCATCTAGGCAGCGCTCAGCCCCAGCAGAACCTGTACCACACAGCAGCCTTGACGGCGACGCCACCCTCTCTGACTCCTGGACCCACCGCACAGTCCCCACAGAGCAGCTACCCACAACAGGCAGTGTATGCAATCCATGCCCACCAGCAGCTGCAGCACGGCTATACTAATATGTCTCATGTGGCCCAG GCACATGTACAGACTGGTATAACTGGAGCACCACCTCCCCACCCCGGAGCCCCTCACCCACAACATCCCGGTGCCCCCCACCCTACACCAGTCATGCTCCTGCATCCCTCACAGACTCACGGCGGCCCCCCACAAGCAGCAGTTTCACAGACCGGTGTATCCACACCTTCtccgtatacatatataccacatCCCCAAG TTCAGTCTCATCCGTCCCAGCAGCTCCCATTTCATCCTCCCGGTAACTGA